In the genome of Neisseria animaloris, one region contains:
- a CDS encoding SPOR domain-containing protein: MANHRNRLSSLSEYEQLKRKNRRRLVGASVLVVLAGILLAKVLNQDSEQDEAARNISIEKPASSVQTASEDVPKISIDNRPAAEDDASDLSPAVVLEPAPAGNTKQTELNNPLLEQHETAQPAPEPVSEPMPDTVPEKTVPSKPTVPPETAEQAEPVKPPKPKPVEPKPAEAEEDNAPPPVVVINNRVEPDSKAQAEHKAAEAKKAAERAAARKQAEQKQAAAAQQKSNGQKKAEEAKQQKAREQATKEAERKKQAEREANRLKAKAEADKRAAEAAKKKQQAESRKNAEDALNNKSGPSEKSDPKTILEGKQASSGKAIIQAGAYSNRDQAKHIQQKLADAGVSAYVSEAQTSKGKIYRVRTGSYPDRDAANRALSKLRQKGLDGIVIGQ; this comes from the coding sequence ATGGCAAACCACCGCAACCGCTTAAGCTCTTTGAGCGAATACGAACAGCTGAAACGCAAAAACCGCCGCCGCTTGGTCGGTGCTTCGGTATTGGTTGTGCTGGCAGGTATCCTGCTGGCAAAAGTTTTGAACCAAGACAGTGAGCAGGATGAAGCCGCCCGAAACATCAGCATTGAAAAACCCGCCTCATCTGTTCAGACGGCCTCAGAAGATGTGCCGAAAATCTCCATTGATAACCGGCCTGCCGCCGAAGACGACGCTTCCGATTTATCACCTGCCGTCGTGCTGGAGCCCGCTCCTGCCGGCAACACCAAACAAACCGAATTGAACAACCCTTTGCTTGAGCAGCATGAAACGGCACAGCCCGCACCCGAACCGGTGTCGGAACCTATGCCTGATACCGTTCCGGAAAAAACGGTTCCCTCCAAACCAACCGTACCACCGGAAACCGCCGAGCAAGCCGAACCGGTCAAACCGCCCAAACCGAAACCCGTTGAGCCTAAACCTGCCGAAGCCGAGGAAGACAACGCGCCTCCGCCGGTAGTCGTTATCAATAACCGTGTAGAGCCGGACTCAAAAGCACAGGCGGAACACAAAGCCGCCGAAGCAAAAAAAGCCGCCGAACGCGCCGCAGCCAGAAAACAAGCCGAACAGAAACAGGCGGCAGCCGCGCAACAAAAATCAAACGGCCAGAAAAAAGCCGAAGAAGCCAAACAGCAAAAAGCCCGGGAACAGGCAACCAAAGAAGCGGAGCGCAAAAAACAGGCCGAACGCGAAGCAAACCGCCTGAAAGCGAAAGCAGAAGCCGACAAACGTGCAGCGGAAGCCGCCAAGAAAAAACAGCAGGCGGAAAGCCGGAAAAACGCAGAAGACGCTTTAAACAACAAATCCGGGCCGTCTGAAAAAAGCGATCCCAAAACCATTTTGGAAGGCAAACAGGCTTCAAGCGGCAAAGCCATCATTCAGGCCGGAGCATACAGCAACCGCGATCAGGCCAAACACATACAGCAAAAACTCGCCGATGCCGGTGTAAGCGCATATGTCAGCGAAGCCCAAACCAGCAAAGGTAAAATCTACCGCGTACGCACGGGCAGCTACCCCGATCGGGATGCGGCAAACCGTGCCCTGAGCAAACTCCGCCAAAAAGGGTTGGACGGCATCGTGATTGGTCAATAA
- a CDS encoding CvpA family protein, with product MAIFDILALGVIAASIIVSMVRGVITEIASLLTWIAAFIIAKMFAAPFADIAFSSVSPHGLAVALSFVLLFFAAWLVQHFLRSLLTSAVSAMGLGSINRMLGGVFGAAKGVLLVTLAVLICSFTDLPQTSDWQQSFSAVYFEALAQLAVPYLPPAVADKIQYPTL from the coding sequence ATGGCAATATTCGATATTCTCGCTTTGGGTGTGATCGCCGCCAGCATCATCGTTTCCATGGTGCGCGGCGTAATTACCGAAATAGCCTCGCTGCTCACATGGATTGCGGCTTTCATCATCGCTAAAATGTTTGCCGCGCCTTTTGCCGACATCGCCTTCAGTTCGGTAAGCCCGCACGGGTTGGCTGTAGCCTTATCTTTTGTATTATTGTTTTTTGCTGCATGGCTTGTGCAGCATTTTTTACGCTCGCTGCTCACTTCTGCGGTATCGGCAATGGGTTTGGGTAGCATCAACCGCATGCTCGGCGGGGTTTTCGGCGCGGCCAAAGGCGTTTTGCTGGTTACTTTGGCCGTCTTAATCTGCTCGTTCACCGATTTGCCGCAAACATCCGACTGGCAGCAATCGTTCAGCGCAGTATATTTCGAAGCCTTGGCGCAGCTCGCCGTGCCTTATCTGCCGCCGGCGGTGGCCGATAAAATTCAGTATCCGACGCTTTAA
- the purF gene encoding amidophosphoribosyltransferase, with protein MCGVLGLVGHQPVNQSLYDGLQMLQHRGQDAAGIVTAEGNIFHMHKGKGMVRDVFRTRNMRELTGNAGIAHVRYPTAGNAGSSAESQPFYVSSPFGIVLAHNGNLTNTDELYENVCNKHLRHINTRSDSEVLLNVFAHELRREVSGSAGNILSVDNIFNAVSELHKRVRGAYGVVALIAGYGMVAFRDPYGIRPLTLGTQTDENGKISYAVASESVAFNSLAFDLERDIAPGEAVFVTFEGEFFSRQCAENPKLSPCLFEYVYFARPDSVIDGVSVYQARLNMGVTLAEKVKQELPIDDIDVVMPVPDTSRPSAMELAHHLGKPYREGLIKNRYIGRTFIMPGQATRKKSVRQKLSPMECEFKGKSVLLVDDSIVRGTTSREIVEMVRSSGARKVYFASAAPEVRFPNVYGIDMPTREELIANGRSVSEIAREISADGCVFQNLDELEQVIRQLNPDIDGFDASCFSGCYLTGNIDENYLQRLSAGRLSAVVTHQPTGKVESGIQISNEIDDDE; from the coding sequence ATGTGTGGCGTATTAGGTCTGGTAGGACATCAACCCGTAAACCAAAGCCTGTATGACGGCTTGCAAATGCTGCAACACCGCGGCCAGGATGCGGCAGGCATCGTTACTGCCGAAGGCAATATTTTCCACATGCACAAAGGTAAAGGCATGGTGCGCGATGTCTTCCGCACCCGCAATATGCGCGAATTAACCGGCAATGCAGGCATTGCCCACGTCCGCTACCCTACTGCGGGCAATGCGGGCAGCAGCGCAGAATCGCAGCCGTTTTACGTCAGCTCGCCTTTCGGCATCGTGCTGGCACACAACGGCAACCTCACCAACACCGACGAGCTGTATGAAAACGTCTGCAACAAACATCTGCGCCATATCAATACCCGCTCCGATTCCGAAGTACTGCTCAACGTATTTGCCCACGAATTACGCCGCGAGGTCAGCGGGTCGGCCGGCAACATATTGAGTGTGGATAATATTTTTAATGCAGTGTCCGAATTGCACAAACGGGTACGCGGCGCATACGGTGTGGTGGCCTTGATTGCAGGCTACGGCATGGTAGCCTTCCGCGATCCTTACGGTATCCGTCCGCTCACTTTAGGTACGCAAACCGACGAAAACGGCAAAATATCTTATGCTGTTGCGTCCGAATCGGTAGCATTCAACAGCCTGGCTTTCGACTTGGAACGCGACATTGCCCCCGGAGAAGCCGTGTTCGTCACTTTCGAAGGAGAATTTTTCTCACGCCAATGTGCTGAAAATCCCAAACTCAGCCCTTGTTTGTTTGAATATGTTTACTTTGCCCGCCCCGATTCGGTTATCGACGGCGTATCTGTATATCAGGCGCGCTTGAATATGGGCGTTACACTTGCCGAAAAAGTAAAGCAAGAGCTGCCTATCGATGACATTGATGTCGTTATGCCCGTGCCCGACACCAGCCGTCCCAGTGCAATGGAGCTCGCCCACCATTTGGGTAAGCCTTACCGCGAAGGGCTGATTAAAAACCGTTACATCGGCCGTACCTTTATCATGCCCGGCCAAGCCACCCGCAAAAAATCGGTACGCCAAAAACTCAGCCCGATGGAATGCGAATTCAAGGGCAAAAGTGTTTTACTGGTCGACGATTCCATTGTCCGCGGTACCACCAGCCGTGAAATCGTAGAAATGGTGCGCTCATCCGGTGCACGCAAAGTTTATTTTGCTTCCGCCGCTCCTGAAGTGCGCTTTCCCAACGTTTACGGCATCGATATGCCTACCCGTGAAGAATTGATTGCCAACGGCCGCAGTGTCAGCGAAATAGCACGTGAAATCAGTGCAGACGGCTGTGTGTTTCAAAATTTGGATGAGTTGGAACAAGTAATCCGGCAGCTCAACCCCGATATTGACGGTTTCGATGCATCATGCTTCAGCGGCTGTTACTTAACCGGCAACATCGATGAAAACTACCTGCAACGATTGTCGGCAGGCAGATTGTCGGCTGTTGTTACCCATCAGCCCACGGGAAAAGTTGAATCCGGCATCCAGATCAGCAATGAAATTGATGACGACGAATAA
- a CDS encoding LysE/ArgO family amino acid transporter produces the protein MTAFLNGFMISAGLIVAIGAQNAFVLRKGLLKQNVGVVVSLCWLCDLALIGLGVFGISALLSDNVYATAALSLAGGLFLLGYGALSFRRAYKGGGHLSIAGEADTATPSALQAAAATLALTLLNPHVYLDTVILIGGSAAGLSAADKLKFLIGAVTASGVWFAGLGYGARLLQPLFRRERIWRILDSLIAIMMFYLAYGLLRQVFSLFPKGS, from the coding sequence ATGACGGCTTTTTTAAACGGATTCATGATTTCGGCAGGTTTGATCGTTGCCATCGGCGCACAAAATGCGTTTGTATTGCGAAAAGGGCTGCTGAAACAAAATGTAGGCGTGGTGGTTTCCTTGTGCTGGTTGTGCGATTTGGCACTTATCGGTTTGGGGGTATTCGGTATTTCCGCGCTGCTTTCCGATAACGTATATGCAACTGCCGCCTTATCGCTGGCCGGAGGATTGTTTTTGCTGGGTTATGGCGCACTCAGCTTCAGACGTGCTTACAAAGGTGGCGGGCATCTTTCGATAGCGGGCGAGGCGGATACGGCTACTCCGTCGGCGCTGCAGGCGGCAGCCGCCACGCTTGCGTTGACTTTGCTTAACCCGCATGTTTACTTGGATACCGTGATATTGATTGGCGGCAGTGCGGCCGGTTTGTCCGCAGCGGATAAATTGAAATTCCTTATTGGCGCGGTAACGGCTTCAGGGGTGTGGTTCGCAGGACTGGGCTACGGAGCACGCCTATTACAACCTTTGTTCCGCCGCGAGCGGATTTGGCGGATACTCGACAGCCTGATTGCCATAATGATGTTTTATCTGGCTTATGGTTTGTTGCGGCAAGTGTTCAGTCTGTTTCCGAAAGGAAGTTGA
- the recD gene encoding exodeoxyribonuclease V subunit alpha, translated as MTTALPSDSDQAAAEAAVAFLERHAPADTAVAAPYIPRLFAALQDGHSFIWLDNREAAELAAASNVVGKGEGMPLVLEGKRLFLGRMWQLERDLAAEIVRLAVAEVEAVDWLQAGRNLAEWFGEKGSEGQRDAAALALLQPFMLISGGPGTGKTTTVAKLLGLLCGSNTQLPRIALAAPTGKAAAHMARALHKALNRFELPEKAKRHLLQLEGQTVHRLLKLRPPQMQPLFNGEQPLPLDILVVDEASMLDVSLLLHLLRAVPQGCRVILLGDENQLPSVGAGAVLAELAQETVLDSDTAQELAAMLPQHGFTVADHPPPLSQNVGRLKTSHRFGENSGIGCLARAVVEGDAETAWAQFARFPDELEVCTGSSRQQAEWLCDKHADYWQAVDAGDVKKAFEHQTDAVVLAAWRDDAAAFNEEYRRCLQRYGRAGADVPWFAGQAVMITRNDYALDLFNGDVGLVMPDDTAPDMLAAYFPSVEGYRKIALSRLPEHETAFALTVHKSQGSEYREVWLLPPSVENRGSAEGFSRALLYTAVTRARGRFVFWGTQDGFQTACRESCNRRSALREMIAERFADYAENGERAGR; from the coding sequence ATGACTACTGCTTTGCCATCCGATTCCGACCAAGCCGCCGCCGAAGCTGCCGTTGCTTTTCTCGAACGCCATGCTCCCGCCGATACCGCCGTTGCCGCTCCTTATATTCCGCGCCTGTTTGCCGCCTTGCAGGACGGACATTCCTTTATTTGGTTGGACAACCGCGAAGCGGCGGAGTTGGCAGCGGCCTCAAATGTGGTCGGCAAGGGAGAGGGCATGCCGCTGGTGTTGGAAGGAAAACGGCTTTTTCTCGGCAGAATGTGGCAGCTCGAACGCGATTTGGCGGCGGAAATCGTGCGGTTGGCGGTAGCGGAAGTTGAAGCGGTAGACTGGTTGCAGGCAGGGCGGAACTTGGCGGAATGGTTCGGTGAAAAAGGCAGCGAAGGCCAACGCGATGCAGCGGCTTTGGCGTTATTACAGCCGTTTATGCTGATCAGTGGTGGCCCCGGCACGGGTAAAACCACTACGGTGGCTAAGCTGCTCGGCCTTTTGTGCGGTAGCAATACGCAACTGCCCCGAATCGCACTGGCGGCACCCACGGGTAAAGCTGCCGCGCACATGGCACGGGCGTTGCATAAAGCGTTAAACCGATTTGAACTGCCCGAAAAAGCTAAGCGGCATTTGCTGCAACTCGAAGGCCAAACCGTTCACCGCCTGCTCAAGTTAAGGCCGCCGCAGATGCAGCCGCTGTTTAATGGTGAACAACCGTTACCGCTGGATATTCTGGTGGTAGATGAAGCCTCGATGTTGGATGTGTCGCTGCTATTGCATTTGCTGCGTGCCGTGCCTCAGGGGTGTCGTGTGATTTTGCTGGGCGATGAAAACCAGTTACCTTCGGTGGGTGCGGGTGCGGTGCTGGCGGAATTGGCACAAGAAACGGTGCTGGATTCGGATACGGCGCAAGAGCTTGCCGCCATGTTGCCGCAGCACGGATTTACCGTTGCCGATCATCCGCCGCCGTTGTCGCAGAACGTAGGCCGTCTGAAAACCAGCCACCGTTTTGGTGAAAACAGCGGTATCGGCTGTTTGGCTCGGGCGGTAGTGGAGGGTGATGCTGAAACCGCATGGGCGCAGTTTGCCCGTTTCCCTGACGAGTTGGAAGTATGCACGGGCAGCAGCAGGCAGCAGGCGGAATGGCTGTGCGACAAGCACGCCGATTATTGGCAGGCTGTCGACGCGGGCGATGTGAAAAAGGCGTTTGAACATCAAACCGACGCAGTAGTGTTGGCGGCATGGCGCGATGATGCGGCGGCCTTTAACGAGGAATACCGCCGCTGCCTGCAACGCTACGGGCGTGCCGGTGCCGATGTGCCGTGGTTTGCGGGGCAGGCGGTGATGATTACGCGTAATGATTACGCACTGGACTTGTTTAATGGCGATGTCGGTTTGGTAATGCCTGATGATACCGCTCCTGACATGTTGGCAGCTTATTTTCCAAGTGTGGAAGGCTACCGCAAAATCGCCCTCAGCCGTCTGCCTGAACACGAAACCGCATTTGCGCTTACCGTGCATAAAAGCCAAGGTTCGGAGTATCGCGAAGTGTGGCTGTTGCCGCCTTCGGTAGAAAATCGCGGCAGTGCAGAAGGTTTTTCCAGAGCCTTGCTTTATACCGCCGTTACCCGTGCCCGCGGGCGGTTTGTGTTTTGGGGCACTCAGGACGGTTTTCAGACGGCCTGCCGGGAAAGCTGCAACAGGCGGAGTGCTTTGCGTGAAATGATAGCCGAACGCTTTGCAGATTATGCGGAAAACGGCGAGAGAGCCGGACGGTAA
- a CDS encoding L-lactate MFS transporter: protein MSFLDRENTVAKGDFNRWLVPPAALAVHLSIGQIYAYSVFNAPLTKIIGITEPASGDWKLATVGWIFSIALAVLGASAALFGTWMERVGPRKAMFVAACCFGSGFLVAALGVHTHNLWLLYLGNGVLGGVGLGLGYIGPVSTLMKWFPDKPGMATGLAIMGFGGGAMLASPLSVALMNFFGSPVSTGVAETFVVLGVFYFVFMMFGVFTIRVPAENWRPKGFVPPVKSKKLVSKNHVNAAQAVKTPQFWLLFWILCLNVTAGIGVLGQASVMIQELFSETSVGKSAAVSAAAAAGFVGLLSLFNMGGRFFWSSISDKIGRKNTYTVFFVLGSLLYFAVPSLGESGNKTLFVIGFCVIMSMYGGGFAAIPAYLKDLFGTLQVGAIHGRLLLAWSAAAVLGPVLVNYIRQSQIDSGVPAAQAYSITMYIMAALLVAGLLCNLWVKPVHEKHHDKSVKEAAESHNPSDETTLSDAYLAVDRVSHGGMKVWSRWALAAVPLSYGVVMVFAKVMDLFR, encoded by the coding sequence ATGTCTTTTTTAGACAGGGAAAATACCGTTGCCAAAGGGGATTTCAACCGTTGGCTGGTTCCGCCCGCGGCATTGGCGGTTCATTTATCCATCGGGCAGATTTATGCCTATTCCGTGTTCAATGCACCGTTAACCAAAATCATCGGTATCACCGAACCGGCTTCCGGTGATTGGAAGCTGGCTACTGTGGGATGGATTTTCAGTATTGCGCTGGCGGTGTTGGGTGCGTCGGCTGCGTTGTTCGGCACTTGGATGGAGCGTGTAGGTCCGCGTAAAGCAATGTTTGTGGCTGCATGTTGTTTCGGCTCGGGTTTTTTGGTTGCCGCTTTGGGCGTGCACACGCATAATCTTTGGCTGCTGTATTTGGGTAACGGTGTGCTCGGCGGCGTGGGTTTGGGGTTGGGCTATATCGGGCCGGTGTCGACCTTAATGAAATGGTTTCCCGACAAACCCGGCATGGCAACCGGCTTGGCCATTATGGGCTTCGGCGGCGGCGCGATGCTGGCTTCGCCGCTTTCTGTGGCGTTGATGAATTTCTTTGGCAGCCCGGTTTCCACCGGCGTGGCCGAAACATTTGTGGTGCTGGGGGTTTTTTATTTTGTTTTTATGATGTTCGGCGTGTTTACCATCCGCGTGCCTGCCGAAAACTGGCGGCCTAAAGGTTTTGTGCCGCCGGTAAAGAGCAAAAAATTGGTCAGTAAAAACCATGTGAATGCAGCCCAAGCGGTAAAAACCCCACAGTTTTGGCTGCTGTTTTGGATTTTATGCCTGAACGTAACTGCCGGTATCGGTGTGTTGGGGCAGGCTTCGGTGATGATTCAGGAATTGTTTTCCGAAACATCGGTCGGCAAAAGTGCGGCGGTTAGTGCGGCAGCGGCGGCGGGTTTTGTAGGTTTGCTCAGTCTGTTCAATATGGGCGGCCGCTTTTTCTGGTCGAGTATTTCCGACAAAATCGGCCGTAAAAATACTTATACGGTGTTTTTCGTGCTGGGTTCGCTGTTGTATTTCGCCGTGCCTTCTTTGGGCGAGAGCGGAAACAAAACGCTGTTCGTTATCGGTTTCTGCGTGATTATGTCGATGTATGGCGGCGGGTTTGCGGCGATTCCGGCTTATCTGAAAGATTTGTTCGGCACGTTGCAGGTAGGTGCGATTCACGGCCGTTTATTGCTGGCATGGTCTGCCGCCGCCGTGCTCGGTCCCGTGCTGGTGAACTATATCCGCCAAAGCCAGATTGACAGCGGCGTACCTGCGGCACAGGCTTACAGCATTACCATGTATATTATGGCGGCTTTGTTGGTTGCCGGGTTGCTGTGCAATTTGTGGGTAAAACCCGTGCATGAAAAACACCACGATAAAAGCGTGAAAGAAGCGGCGGAAAGCCATAATCCTTCCGATGAAACCACGCTTTCCGATGCTTATCTGGCGGTAGACAGGGTATCGCACGGCGGCATGAAAGTATGGTCGCGCTGGGCGTTGGCTGCCGTGCCGCTCAGCTATGGCGTAGTGATGGTGTTTGCGAAAGTGATGGATTTGTTCCGCTAA
- the nadE gene encoding NAD(+) synthase — MQTQAVIDHITGWLKDYAAAARAKGFIVGVSGGIDSAVVSILAARTGLPTLLLEMPIRQKTDQVDRAQAHIDDLKRRFPNVRGERIDLTPTFDTFAQTVDVDETDYPAKQLALANARSRLRMVTLYYYGQINGLLVTGTGNKVEDFGVGFFTKYGDGGVDISPIADLLKTQIYTLAAALNVIESIQTAVPTDGLWDTERTDEQQMGASYSELEWAMTVYGKYGPEEFEGRQREVLKIYTRLHRAMQHKVNPIPICPIPPELLA; from the coding sequence ATGCAAACCCAAGCCGTTATCGACCACATCACCGGTTGGTTGAAAGATTATGCCGCCGCAGCCCGCGCCAAAGGCTTTATCGTCGGTGTTTCAGGCGGCATCGATTCTGCCGTGGTATCCATTCTCGCCGCCCGCACCGGCCTGCCTACGCTGCTTTTGGAAATGCCCATCCGCCAAAAAACCGACCAAGTCGACCGCGCCCAAGCGCATATCGACGATTTGAAACGCCGTTTTCCCAACGTGCGCGGCGAACGCATCGACCTCACCCCCACCTTTGATACTTTCGCCCAAACCGTGGACGTGGACGAAACCGACTATCCGGCCAAACAGCTCGCCCTTGCCAACGCCCGTTCCCGCCTGCGTATGGTTACACTTTATTACTACGGCCAAATCAACGGCCTGCTCGTTACCGGCACCGGTAATAAAGTGGAAGATTTCGGCGTGGGCTTCTTTACCAAATACGGCGATGGCGGCGTGGACATCAGCCCGATTGCCGACCTGCTGAAAACGCAAATCTACACGCTGGCTGCCGCACTGAACGTTATCGAATCCATCCAAACCGCCGTGCCTACCGACGGTTTGTGGGATACCGAACGCACCGACGAACAGCAAATGGGCGCAAGCTACTCCGAGCTTGAATGGGCGATGACGGTTTACGGCAAATACGGCCCCGAAGAATTTGAAGGCCGCCAACGCGAAGTGCTGAAAATCTACACCCGCCTGCACCGCGCCATGCAGCATAAAGTCAACCCCATTCCCATTTGCCCGATTCCGCCCGAGCTGCTGGCCTGA
- the tadA gene encoding tRNA adenosine(34) deaminase TadA, with protein sequence MQLTTPPLAPKTLQTLRTLDIRTLEDLHKHGAVQTFLLLKAAGLTVTRSTLWQLAALSNETRPQDLSLAEKNDLLEAVRRHPPVDIFPMPSEMEHFMQTALQQAGQSAALGEIPVGAVVVKNGTLIAAAHNTCIHSRNISHHAEIRALAAAGEVLQNYRLDGCDVYVTLEPCSMCASALIQARVRRVIYGAAEPKTGAAGSIINLFADTRLNRHTTVKGGILAEECGALLQTFFQNRR encoded by the coding sequence ATGCAGCTCACCACTCCGCCCCTTGCCCCCAAAACCCTGCAAACCCTCCGTACACTCGATATCCGCACACTTGAAGATTTGCACAAGCACGGAGCGGTACAAACTTTCCTGTTGCTCAAAGCAGCAGGGCTAACCGTTACCCGCAGCACCTTATGGCAGCTTGCCGCCCTTTCGAACGAAACCCGCCCCCAAGATTTAAGCCTTGCAGAAAAAAACGACCTGCTCGAAGCCGTCCGCCGACACCCGCCCGTCGACATCTTCCCGATGCCGTCTGAAATGGAACACTTTATGCAAACGGCCCTGCAACAAGCAGGGCAATCCGCCGCCTTGGGCGAAATACCGGTCGGTGCCGTCGTCGTAAAAAACGGCACACTAATCGCCGCCGCACACAACACCTGCATTCACAGCCGCAACATCAGCCATCACGCCGAAATACGCGCCCTTGCCGCTGCGGGAGAAGTTTTGCAAAACTACCGTCTCGACGGCTGCGATGTCTACGTTACGCTCGAACCGTGCAGCATGTGCGCCAGCGCCCTCATCCAAGCCCGCGTGCGGCGTGTGATTTACGGTGCGGCCGAACCGAAAACCGGAGCCGCCGGCAGTATCATCAACCTGTTTGCCGACACACGGCTCAACCGACACACCACCGTAAAAGGCGGCATATTGGCCGAAGAATGCGGCGCATTACTGCAAACATTCTTTCAAAACCGCCGCTAA
- the greA gene encoding transcription elongation factor GreA: MQKIPLTVRGAELLKEELQHLKSVARPAVIEAIAEARSHGDLSENAEYEAAKERQGFIEGRIADVEHKLARAHIINPAEIHAEGKVVFGATVTLEDLNTEEQVRYQIVGEDEADIKLNKIYVGSPIARALIGKEEGDVAEVQAPSGLREYDIVAVEYI; this comes from the coding sequence ATGCAGAAAATTCCTTTAACCGTGCGTGGTGCCGAATTATTGAAAGAAGAATTGCAACATCTGAAAAGTGTGGCGCGTCCAGCTGTTATCGAGGCGATTGCAGAAGCGCGATCGCATGGTGATTTGTCGGAGAATGCCGAATATGAGGCTGCTAAGGAGCGTCAGGGTTTCATTGAGGGCCGTATTGCCGATGTGGAGCATAAACTTGCCCGCGCTCATATCATCAATCCTGCCGAGATTCATGCCGAAGGTAAGGTGGTGTTCGGCGCAACCGTTACTTTGGAAGATTTGAATACTGAAGAGCAGGTACGTTACCAAATCGTGGGTGAGGATGAAGCCGATATCAAACTTAATAAAATTTATGTCGGTTCGCCTATCGCCCGCGCTTTAATCGGTAAAGAAGAAGGCGATGTGGCCGAGGTGCAGGCTCCGAGCGGTTTGCGCGAGTATGATATTGTGGCTGTGGAATATATTTGA
- a CDS encoding single-stranded DNA-binding protein yields the protein MSSLNKVILIGNLGRDPEVRYMPNGEAVCNFSIATSEVWNDRNSGQRQERTEWHNITLYRRLAEVAGQYLRKGSSVYIEGRIQSRKYVGKDGIERTAYDIIGSEMKMLGARSGGSAEYDGGQGGYQQSASQQPYQSAPAYQQEAPSAPPAAPRRQAPVAPAAPVDDIDDDIPF from the coding sequence ATGTCATCATTAAATAAAGTGATTCTTATCGGCAATCTGGGGCGCGATCCCGAAGTGCGGTATATGCCGAACGGCGAAGCCGTGTGTAATTTCAGCATTGCAACCAGCGAAGTTTGGAATGACCGTAACAGCGGCCAACGTCAAGAACGCACGGAATGGCACAACATCACACTTTACCGCCGTTTGGCAGAAGTGGCAGGCCAATACTTGCGTAAAGGCAGTTCCGTGTATATCGAAGGCCGTATCCAAAGCCGAAAATATGTAGGCAAAGACGGAATCGAGCGCACGGCTTACGATATTATCGGCAGCGAAATGAAAATGCTGGGCGCGCGCAGCGGCGGCTCGGCTGAATACGACGGCGGGCAAGGTGGTTATCAGCAATCTGCTTCGCAGCAGCCTTATCAAAGTGCTCCTGCTTACCAGCAGGAAGCGCCAAGCGCACCGCCTGCCGCGCCACGCCGTCAAGCTCCGGTTGCGCCGGCAGCTCCTGTGGATGATATTGACGACGATATTCCGTTCTAG